The genomic region AAGGACATTTCTCATAAGTAGGCATAGTTTGCAAAACGTTGAATTCATGCCACCCATGATACATGGGATGAAAAGGAAGTCAGCGAGAAGGCTAAAAACTATCATCAAATCCATTTAGATGGCAGAAATCCAGTCAAACATAAATCTAAGAGGAAAAAACTTGCTATAGCACATCTAATATAACTGCAGAAGTTCCAGCCTGCCAAACTTTCCATCATTCTCCCCACGCACAAAGAGCACCAGAAAATATAACAATAAGCctatgcaaaaagaaaaaatgaccCCTATGTCTACCAAACTTTCCATTCGGCCAGCCACCACCTCAACCAACGTAGTGGCcataaaccaaaaaattaactagagagagcgagagagaatAAGAAAAGGCCACAATATCCACAACCTAAAGCAGTACTGTTGTAAATATGCGTTAGCAATGAAACGAAGTTAATCAGTCCAGGACAAATTCTATACAGAAAAATCAATGACTGTCATTGCAAACCTCTAAAAAGGTGATCTTGAGTGAATTCGATGGGCGAATAACAACACTCACAACCTCATATCTGCATCAACAAATAACAAGgagaaaaacaaatgaaaatgaatacgAATCACTGAAAAACATAACGTTCTACATTGTTAGCTTTGCTTCatgtagaaagaaaattatCTTTAAAGATGTAATTTAGACCACACCGAGACCAATAAGTTAACATAACAAAAACTTTGAGGTGCAGCGAACTTGTAAAAATGGCATACCCATCAGCAGATGCAAAACGCGCCGCAAAGGTCTTGGGCTTTACCTTGTCTCCATAAAGGGACAACCCAGAATTGTAATCCTAGATTTTAAACATAATAACGCAGTCAGTTAGCAATGAAAATTTCGTGATTTCGTATTCTGAATCCTAATATTACCGGTATAAAATTTAacttgaagaaacaaaaaaaaaaaactccaaagtATCTCATATCTGAAGTTTCTGAAGATGCAAAAATACCAAGTAACACAATCAACCCAAAAGGCAGTGGATTTGCATTGCCCGAAAAGGCAGTAACTTTACCAAATTGTAGTATGTTCTGGTACAAAATTCACAatttgaagaaacaaaaaatgattTCTGAAGTTTCCGATATCAGAAGCAAAAATACCAAGTAATACAATCAACTCGAAAGTGAATTACCCAAAAAAGGCAGTAGCTTTACCAGTTATAAACTCTATGTATATCCAGAGAACGAACTTCCCCTAAAGACTACCATTATCTCTCCTCCAAAATTAAGCCTAAAAAATGGATGCAAAAACATATGCTGCAAATTGGAACCACTCACAGAGTACCGAAAAACATATTGAATTTATCTAAAATGTATGGGGGACATAAGAATTTAGAAAATACTTCAAAGTTGTTGAATGCAATCTTACCTCCGGCTCCTGAACGTCCTGAAACTGAGGAGGGACCCTAATGGCGAACCCATCTCCGAAGAACTGGAACCAATTTTTCGTGTTGGCGATGCCGGAAAGAGCCAGCCTTGGAGGCGGCGGAGGAGATTCCGGTGAAGAATGGGCAACTGGGTGTTGCTGAGGGGTCAGAGAAATAAGGAAGAGGGAGGTTGTCTTGAGGATCAAGTTTCTTTTGGAGGAGGTaggagtggtggtggtggtagtagTGGTGGGGAGAGAGATTGTGGGTTTTGGGGTGGtgggattagggtttttgggAGGATTTGGTGGgtggggagagagggagagaagaagAATGGCCATGAGAGAATGAGGATGGCATTCATGGCTGTTGAAAAATTTGGAGGGAGATAATGTGGGACaggatttgggggttttgtaTGTCAGTATTGGGAAAGTTGGCTTTAgggatttgaaattttggttaaATGGAAAGGGTAGTTTGGTCATTTGGACTAAATTGTGCAAAAAGATGGAGATTTTTGCAACTAAATTGGTCACTTGAAATAATTGGATATTTTGActcttaacaaaaaaattgtcatAACTAAAGTTTAAtctaaaaagttaaaaagtaaAGTAACAATTATTTGCCCACTCAATTTGGAATTCACGATTTAGAATTTCACATTTTGGATATTCAATGATATTGCACGTTCTTAAGTTATGCATTTTATCCAGTGTATTAACATATCTTTATACAACATTTAATATAATGATGCGATATAATTGATTTACCCAATAAATTAATCTGTATATTCGATCTGGAATCCACCATTTAGAATTCTAAGTCAAGTAGATTCTATTtctaacaaagaaaatccgaGGAGAGGAGATTCGAGTCCCATAAAGCTACAATTTGGGTTCATTTTGTCTAAATTCCATTTTTGCCCTTGTTATCAAGACTCAAGCACGTAACCAAACAAGTGATGTGTTCACCTCAAGAAGCCACTTTTGAAAACCAACAGAGAGCCTACATGTTATCCATATTCAAGTTCAGCCAACCAATCCCAACACAGAAAAACATTTAGAAAATCAAACCCTCCTCTCCCTcctcttatggttcaccattcCTAAAACtcttgttctctctctctctctctctctctctctccccccaatggaaaccattctttcttctccctcactctctcctctcttcaACCCAAAACCTTCTTCTTTGAAGACCCTTTTGCCCCCATCCCTCCAACCCAATTCCAAACCTCTCCTCATCACTTCAAGCCTCAAAAATCACTCAATCCAATCACCAAAAACATCTCCACCAACACCCACAAATTGGGTTTCTTTTGCTCAGCAAGGACTAGCTGCTCTTGCACTTTCATTGGCACTAAACTTCTGCCCAATATTGCCTGATGGTAATGCACTAGCATCTGAGTTTGATGTGCTCAATGAAGGACCCCCCAAAGAGTCCTACGTTGTTGATGATGCCGGCGTACTTAGCCGCGTGATGAAAGCGGATATAAAGAATTTGATGCAGGAATTGGAGTACAAGAAGAACTTCCGGATCAATTTCATCACTGTTAGAAAACTCACTGTAAGTTTCTTTCTGTTTTCGAAGTGTTCGCTAATGTatgtttgttttaagttttgtagATATTGACCTTTTCTGGGATCCTTTTGAGTTTTTAACTCCGTATACGTTGTCTTTCAAGTGGCTCAGATTCACTTGTCAAATCCCTATTGTTTTTTAGCGCATATCCAACCgttaaattcaaaaatatatgTCATACATTAACGGACTCTAGAATTTTTTATGGTTTGGTTGCAGAGCAAAGCTGATGCTTTTGAGTATGCTGACCAAGTTTTGGAAAAATGGTACCCTTCTGTTGAAGAGGGCAACAATAAGGGCATTGTTGTGCTTGTCACCAGCCAAAAAGAAGGTGCGGTCACAGGTGGTCCTGCATTTGTTCAAGCTGTTGGAGAAAGTATCCTTGATGCAACTGTATCCGAAAACCTTCCCGGTAACTATATGCCTTCACTTTTCTTACTTCAAGCAACGATTTTTTACAATGCTAATATTTCGTGTCAAGTCGTAGTTCCTGAGCATGATTCAGATCATATATAATATGTAACTGGGAGTTGAACTAGTTTTGTTCGATTGAAATGTCGGGTGGCGGAAAGTAGAGAAATGTAATATGAGTACTGAGTACAACACGGGAAGTAGGATCTAGTTAGAAATCTTTGTAGGTTGGAAACCCGTATAATCATAGAAGACTGTTGAAGTGAATAATTCCTGCAAATTAAAGGGCACCAAGTGCACGGCGAGCCCTTGCAAAATGTTTGGTGAAGCACTACATGTTCGATACTTCCATACATGATACGCCATAGTTTTAGTTTGTAAGGATTTTGCAGCTAAGTTGATGAGATTATTGGATGTGTTGATTGCAGTCTTGGCAACagaagaaaagtacaatgaagCCATTTTCAGCAGTGCCAAACGGCTAGTTGCTGCAATTAACGGACTTCCAGATCCTGGCGGACCCAAAGTTAATGAAAACAAACGCGAATCCAACTTCAAAACCAAGGAGGAGACAGACGAGAAACGCGGGCAGTTCTCTCTTGTAGTTGGAGGATTGCTGGTGATTGCCTTTGTTGTTCCTATGGCACAGTACTATGCTTATGTCTCAAGGAAGTAGAAGTAAGAGTGGAACTTGTTCATCAGTTAGATTCGTCTTTCATTATTTCTCGTAAATTTCCAAAACACGCATAACATGCAGTTGTACAAATCGATCGAATTCAAATGGTTGATGAGAGACTTGAAATCAGAGAGGAACATGGTTCTTGTTGACATTTGTAAAAATATACAATCGAATTGAGTTGATTATACCCGAATGCTTTCATTTTCGGCCACAACCTGTCCGCTTGCGTATGATGCAACAGTGTATACCCGCTTATACAGATGAATTTTTATGTGAGAAATATGCATCCAGTGCCACACTTTGAAATGGTATTTCTGTATAAATTTGTGAGAACTTAAGGTTTACTGTTACATTTAAGAGTTGGCCTTACGAATACCGGACAAATgttaaaatatgtaaataaaacATGTTGGGGCTTCAGAACTTGAGCTTCAGAAGGAAAGGCATTTTATCCGAGAAGGGCGGATCAGAGTACTTCCCGGTGAGTATCTTGGACGAGACATACTGATTCGCAGCTTCGGTGTAATGAATTCCATCCCAACTAATGTAATCAGAACTATCTGTGCATCCTTTGGCCGTGACATTTGTTCCGTTCAACGTCTTTGTTTGTCCACAGGTAATGTGACTGTCGTAGTTCAACGGGGGACCTCCGTACCCGCAGCAAGCCATAATAGGTTGCTCAAATCCTGCAGATACAATCCATAAAATCAGATATGAGATGATTAAAACAGAAAGGACTACGTACATGTGTAATGCACGATATAATTCGCAATGAAGAATCACAAGGCACTCAGATGTACTAACCATTTTTCGAATAATTTGAAATGAGCTCAAATTTGATCGAAAAGATATCAACATATATGACACTTGCATTTGAGTACTGGCCTTGCAACTTTTTGGTGAGAGCATGAAGCTGCAGGTTAAAGAGTTTAGCAGCTTGGTTGTGGTCGCTCACGCATCCTTGTTCGTCAAGCTTCGAGGGATCAGTTCCAAACTTGGCAACATTCTGCGTCAAGCATCCGAGAGGACCTGTGTTGTGTATCCAAAAGTTCCTACCTCCttggtcatataatctctgaaacgAAAACAAAGAATGTCAGGTGGATGTTCTTCTGACTTAAATTCAAAGTATTGACCATCCTTGTTGTGTTTAATGTACTGACCTTTACTCCAGTTTCGAATTCTGTCAAAATCGTTGGAATAGACGCGAGAATCTCATCCAATGATTTCGAATAAAATGCACCAGCGAGATCATTCTGGCCTATATCGAACATGTAGAGCCCTTTCGCAAAAAAATCTTCCGTAGGCAGATACTTGGGAAAGCTCTTACCTTCAGCTAGCAATTCAAGAACCTTGGCTTTGAATCTAAAAAACTGGGAGACCTGGACCCCGAAAGAAAATGGGCTGATCGATGTTGCAGTTGCAGGAAGTATAGTTGACCCCGCCGCGGCAAAGTTGCAACCATTTTTGAAACTCGGCAGGCCAACTGAATCCAAGTAGGCATTGAGAAACGGAAGCTCCATTGCATCCACTACAAAAACATTACACAACAAAGAGCAGTCACGAGAAGGCGCGACTAAAGAGCAGTCATTAAACaatttttgaaagaaattagaaCTAACAAACTTTAGATCAAAGTCGAACTCATAACATGAATTAAAAGCAGCAGAACAAAGCTtagagggaaaaaaaatggaaaattactAAGAAAATCGACGATCAGGCGGCCATCGGAGTATCTCCCATATGGGGCTTTGAAATAAGATTGTCCATAAGGAGAAATAATGGTCTCAATGCCTGCGGAAACAAGGTTGCCAGTGTCGGAATTCGAATCACCAAAGTTGAAAACGGCAGGGTGGTTGAAGTGGATGGATTTGGAAAGAGGCAAGAAGATGGAAATCAATGTGAGAATTTGGATAATGCAGATTTTGGTAGCCATGGAAAATGCAACAGGAAGTTCTCTCACTTATTAGGCTGTTGCTTTCACCTAAATGCAAACAAACCaacagaaaaatatatatactttaTGAAGCCTTTGATGATAAGTTTTTGTTTGGTGAGCAGTGGGGCTCAAGTGTTAGTTGTTGGTTTGCTTTCACATGTGGAAAGCCAAAGGCCCAAGACAAAAGCGATATTTAATCCATGGGAAGGGAGGGTTCAAATTGAGAGGTACAGAGCGGACATACTGTCTTGACTAACCAGTCTAATCTTATGTCTCAAACAATATCCATATACATTTACATGTGTAATGCATAAAAATGTGAAAGTGGATTAAACCGAAAAATTGCAGGGTAAAGTAAAAACATTGCCAAAGGTGCGTTGTGAGAAATTTACTGAGAAAATCTATGAGGAGACGGCCATCACAAAACCTCCCGGAGGGAGTTTTGAAGAAAGACAGTCCATAAGGTGGTGGAAGCTTGAAATCAAAGCCGGCAGCAAGCACGCCGGTGCCAGAGTTTGAATCGCCGAAGTTGAAAGCGGCTGGGTAGTGAAACTCGGTTGAGTTTGAAGGTGGAAAAATGGAAAGTAAGGTGAAAATTTGGAGGGTGAAAATTTTGGTAGCCATGGATGAAGAGGCTTAATGTTCACGGATGTGTTATGTACCAACCaccaaaatataaaatcatGCATCATGTCATGTGACGTATGGAGCCAAGTTTATGAGCATGGTGAAAGCTTGAAAAGTTTGCTTTGACTTATGGAGAGGATGAATGAAGGCAAAAGGCCAAGTGTACAACACTACAAACTACAATCCCCAATGAACAAAGTTATATTTTATGTAAGCAATGTAGCATCATTCTcctaagagaaatgctaaggaactCTTCCAAAATAGACTCTATGTCACTTCACAGTTTTAACGTTAATTCAtgtgctaatattataaaacattgtgccaaaaacatgaggtgtTAGAGAGTCTACACAGAGTCATATTTTTGAGAGAGTTTTAGCAATTCTCTTCTTGTAAATATTAAAAGTAGTGACTTTCACGCTTCTCGTTTAattacttaaattttaaattgaatattttctatttttctgtACTATATGTATATAGTTGATTTAACACATTAAAAAGAACATATATACACTTAATAtgaaagtgattttcacacacttttattttcttacaCATGAATGTCCAAATTAAAGACATTGTTCTACATAGCTAATATATAGGGTAATGATATccacatacttatttttacCGCTCACATACCTTTCTCAATCTTTGCCGttagattgaatgaattaattaattaattaaagaagatcaatgacaacAAATTAACAAAGGTGTGTGTGAGGTAAaaattgatgtgatatatatataggatataCTTACTAGTGCATGCACGAGATACACAGTCGTTTATCAACATGCGGAAGTAGTGCATGTGACTATGTGAGTAATAAGGTCAGAGACTTACTTAGAAAATCTACGATCAGACGGCCATCGCAAGGCCTCCCCGATGACGACGGAGGTTTGAAGTAGGTCTGTCCATAAGGCAGTGGAAGATTGAAACCGAGCCCGGCACCGAGCTCGCCGGTGTCGGAATTCGAATCCCCAAAGTTAAAAACCGCCGGATAGCTGAACTTTATCGAATTCGCAACCGGTAAGACAATCATCAGGAAGGCAAAAACTTG from Pyrus communis chromosome 9, drPyrComm1.1, whole genome shotgun sequence harbors:
- the LOC137745235 gene encoding uncharacterized protein, which encodes MAILLLSLSPHPPNPPKNPNPTTPKPTISLPTTTTTTTTPTSSKRNLILKTTSLFLISLTPQQHPVAHSSPESPPPPPRLALSGIANTKNWFQFFGDGFAIRVPPQFQDVQEPEDYNSGLSLYGDKVKPKTFAARFASADGYEVVSVVIRPSNSLKITFLEAKDITDLGSLKEAAKIFIPVGSTVYSARAIKIKEEEGFRTYYFYEFGIQQQHAALVAAVNGGKTYIAGATAPESKWNDDGVKLRSAAISMTVL
- the LOC137744998 gene encoding UPF0603 protein At1g54780, chloroplastic-like, which codes for METILSSPSLSPLFNPKPSSLKTLLPPSLQPNSKPLLITSSLKNHSIQSPKTSPPTPTNWVSFAQQGLAALALSLALNFCPILPDGNALASEFDVLNEGPPKESYVVDDAGVLSRVMKADIKNLMQELEYKKNFRINFITVRKLTSKADAFEYADQVLEKWYPSVEEGNNKGIVVLVTSQKEGAVTGGPAFVQAVGESILDATVSENLPVLATEEKYNEAIFSSAKRLVAAINGLPDPGGPKVNENKRESNFKTKEETDEKRGQFSLVVGGLLVIAFVVPMAQYYAYVSRK
- the LOC137744999 gene encoding GDSL esterase/lipase At1g54790-like, whose translation is MAAKNSIILQVFAFLMIVLPVANSIKFSYPAVFNFGDSNSDTGELGAGLGFNLPLPYGQTYFKPPSSSGRPCDGRLIVDFLKLPVAFSMATKICIIQILTLISIFLPLSKSIHFNHPAVFNFGDSNSDTGNLVSAGIETIISPYGQSYFKAPYGRYSDGRLIVDFLMDAMELPFLNAYLDSVGLPSFKNGCNFAAAGSTILPATATSISPFSFGVQVSQFFRFKAKVLELLAEGKSFPKYLPTEDFFAKGLYMFDIGQNDLAGAFYSKSLDEILASIPTILTEFETGVKRLYDQGGRNFWIHNTGPLGCLTQNVAKFGTDPSKLDEQGCVSDHNQAAKLFNLQLHALTKKLQGQYSNASVIYVDIFSIKFELISNYSKNGFEQPIMACCGYGGPPLNYDSHITCGQTKTLNGTNVTAKGCTDSSDYISWDGIHYTEAANQYVSSKILTGKYSDPPFSDKMPFLLKLKF